ACAGCCCGCCGGTGAATGTTGACATCAatggccacaactacgacaaaagatactacctaggtgacggtatctactctcagtggaccactattgtgaagacaatccccaaccctgttggagagaagaggaaaaaaaatttcccaagagcaagagagtgatAGGAAGGATGttgagcgtgcctttggtgttttgcaatctcgatggggcatcattcggtatcctgctaggacttggagcaccaagaagttgtgggaggtgatgacaacGTGTGTgattgtgcacaatatgatcgtagaagatgagCGTCCGAAACGTATCTACGATAAAGGGTTTCAGTTCAGGGTgaaaatgttgtgcctgagcatggaggagcggcaacgtttgaacagttcacccaatttcatgatgaaatgcgtgattggaaaactcacatgcagctgcaaaatgatttggttgagcatatgggCTCATGTtgacaaccaatagatgtatctttgtTCACATGTATTTGAGACAATTTAATTTTTATttggcttgtaaaactatgcttaatttatttggttgtaaaactatactttatttggttgtgaaactatgcTATTTTTTACAAGTCTGCTTGTCAAAATAATGCAAAATGTTGGCATATTTGTTGAAAAAGGGCGGCCATGCCGGCAAATATGGTCGGCGCCTTGGGAGCACCGCAGACCCAAATGTTAAACAGGACGGATGCCGAGCGAACGGCCAACTCAAACGGACAGAAGACGGACAAAAGCGTCGTCCGTTTGGTTCGACgagttggagttgctctaaaacgctattatatatttttatatttttgttaGAAAGGAAGTATTTGTAAATGTACTTCATTATCCGATCTGATTATTGATGAAACAATGATGCTTAGTGCAGACAAACAGAGTGGAGAAAGAAGCGTTGGAATTGGATAAGCTCGAAGACAAACAATAAAGCGGAAAAGGCACCCGACGCAACCAACTACTACCACTGCACTCCATTGGACTGCCCCACTCGACACCCCCGTGCTCCTCCCTCATcaccctcctctcctcgccccTTTCCatagccaccttcctctcctcacTCTGTCACCCCCGCTCCTCCCTTTATAACCCGCCTGCACTCCACCACCTCACAGCCCACAGCTCACAACACACCCACCGCCGCTGCCTCAACTTCCCCTTCCCGGAGCAGCAGCCAGAGaggaagcgagagagagagagagagagggcgatggaggggaaggaggaggacgtGCGGCTGGGCGCCAACAGGTACTCGGAGCGGCAGCCCATCGggacggcggcgcagggcggcggcgacgacaaggACTACAAGGAGCCGCCCCCCGCGCCGCTGTTCGAGCCCGGGGAGCTCAAGTCCTGGTCCTTCTACCGCGCCGGCATCGCCGAGTTCATCGCCACCTTCCTCTTCCTCTACGTCACCGTGCTCACCGTCATGGGCGTCTCCAAGTCCCCCTCCAAGTGCGCCACCGTCGGCATCCAGGGCATCGCATGGTCCTTCGGCGGCATGATCTTCGCGCTCGTCTACTGCACCGCCGGCATCTCAGGTCTCTCTCCACacccttctctctccctcttcttgGCTTGCTACATACTCCTAGCCGTCCGTTGCTTCACAGGAGCTGAAGCAGCTGTCAGTTAGTACTGTACCTTTTTGTTGTTATTGTACGCAACGCATAGATTCTAGAGAGTTCTGTCTTCCAAAAAGTGAAGTGGGTTGCGTGTCCAACCTACAATAATTTCTCTTCTCCGTTCACTTTATTAAACAGTTGTaaaaacatttttgtttaaattaggCGTGCACTCTACGCAAAAACGACAAAATGTGTGTCTGTTGAGACTATGATaccaatttgttttttttttttggcaCAGGACGAACAATATCATGTTTTCCCACCAATTTTTTCATGTCTCTTCTTAGTTGAATTTTTCGCATGCTGACATATATCAAGATGAACATACGACACATATGATCTTTCTTTCAAAAAATTCATAAAACTAAAAAGTAAGAGAGATAATTAAGGCTCCGTGCTGGACCATGTGCACAAAATCTGTGTCTTTGTTTTCTAGTAGTACCGAGAGTAGTTAGTAGTATTAGATATTTCATTCGCAAACTGTACTGCTGCAGTATGTAAACCTAGTTTTATTTATCTTGCAAAGGCACAATTCACAAGAGCTCATCTTTTGATGCAGCGCTTCTGTAATGTCCAAATCTAGATATTCCAACCTCAAAAGGTCAAAGGTGCACATGAAAAAACACCATATTTATTACTCGATCTGATTCGgttcaatgttttaaatagcgggctatgaaaAAATAGCGGCGGGCCTTCAAAccagctatagcggagctatagctgAGCTATAACGGGCTATAGCGCGCTATTTGTGAAGGCGACCATTTAGCCGCATCCTGCTGAAAAGGCTATATAGcgggctatagcggagctatagccggctatttaaaactatgattcGGTTTCACTTGGAAGTGAGTGACCAATATGCAGTACTATTTCATGGAATTCGCTTGCTGAAACTCTGCTACGGGCAATACATCATTTAGTGGTCACTAAACCTCTTTTATTGTCAAATTGTAAATTGTCTCTCAGTGAATGTTGTGGTCCAATTCTCACTACTTACTGCTCCTGAATCTCAGATTCTGCCTGGTTAATCTCAAAATATCAATTTGTGAGAGAACAGATATGATGTAACAATAAAAGCACTACCAAAGCTGAGGGTGAGGACACTGCTAATCTCAGTTATATGCTGAAATGACAGGAGGACACATCAACCCAGCGGTGACCTTTGGGCTGTTCTTGGCCAGGAAGCTGTCCCTGACCAGGGCCGTCTTCTACATAATTATGCAATGCCTGGGGGCCATCTGTGGAGCTGGAGTGGTGAAGGGCTTCCAGCAGGGTCTGTACAtgggcaacggtggcggcgccaatgTAGTCGCCAGTGGCTACACCAAGGGCGATGGCCTTGGTGCTGAGATCATCGGCACCTTCGTCCTGGTCTACACCGTCTTCTCGGCTACCGATGCCAAGAGGAATGCCAGAGACTCCCATGTTCCTGTAAGTACTCTTACACTTTTACTCCGCCAGTTCTGTTTGATATGTGATGCTACATGCTAGCAATGCCTTGGAATATAGTATGTTTATGCCTAGAATATAGGTTCTCCGGTTCATCTTGCTTGCTCCAGTGAATTGTGTGTCTAGTCATCTCATCTCATTATGATTTGCTGTGTGTTTTGGTACATATCGTAACAATTTTCCATCTGTTGCTTGTGAAAACAGATCCTGGCCCCTCTGCCGATCGGGTTCGCGGTGTTCCTGGTCCACCTGGCCACCATCCCCATCACTGGCACCGGCATCAACCCAGCGAGGAGCCTTGGCGCTGCCATCATCTACAACAAGGACCATGCCTGGAATGACCATGTGAGTGAAGCCCCCACTCTCACCTACTTGCCCTTTTCAGCAAATTGCTCCACTAACTATGAAACTGCTTCCAGAAGAATATATCAGACGTAAACAGCACTTCCATAACCATAGTGGGGCATAGTATTAGTTAATAGTTAGTGCACAATTGTCTGGCCTTCTGGGTAGGCTGAACTGATCAGGTGTTACATGTAACCAACCACAGTTAATCACAGAACCAACAACCTCAATGATGCTAACATAGTGGCACATTAAGCTATGGGATATGGTGTAGCACATCGATCTGTTTTCTCATGCCTAACCTATCAATAACAGAGGCTATGCCCTGAAAACTTCATTCCTGATCAGTTTGATTTTGTAGTGGATCTTCTGGGTGGGCCCTTTCGTCGGCGCTGCCCTGGCGGCCGTCTACCACCAGGTGATCATCAGAGCGATTCCCTTCAACAAGAGCAGGTCCTAAGCCGCCTCGCCTCCGCTACCAAAAGCTGATCGGGAATAACGAGCTTCTTTGTGATGTCTTGTTTCGAGCGCCTAGTACCGCATCCGCCGTCGATTCTCCTGAAGATGTTCTCTCCTGACTGAATCCAGACTTACGTGTGTTAAGACTCCAGTGTGAGTGTGTGACAGTTGTGTGTGCTCTCATTGTGGAAGATTTAAGTTATAATTTGTTGATGTGGCTTCCCTATAGCTGCTCCCGTGATTGTGTGTCTGGAATGTTGACAACGATGCTAAGATAAGATTGTCCTagctgatactccctccgttccaaattactcgtcgtggttttagttcaaatttgaactaaaaccacgacgagtaatttggaaccgagggagtagatAATAATAATAACCTAAACTAAAGCAAGGAAAACAGAAATTACCGACGATCCTAAGCCACTGAAACTAAGATGAAAACGgtaagagaaacaaaaaagagagaaggTTTTGCTCTGAATCGAGTGATGCTACGGCCTATGGCTAATGAGAGAAATGAACCCCACTGACCACCAACTCTCCGGAAACAGATGATGAGAGATCAGCACGCCGGTTTGCGGATTGGAGAGGTTTTCTCCATTGTATTTGAATCTGCAACGATGGTGGTGGTTGTTGGACCCTGGCTGCCTTGGTGGGTGGTGGGGGCAGAGGCGAGCACAGGTATGAAGATGGAGACGAggatgattgattgattgattgctgGCAGAGTGGCACACGGTGTAAAGGCCGGCCGATAGTGCGGGCTCTGCCTCTACGCCACGGCACATGGCTTGTTCCTGTCCGTTCAACGTCTGAACTCCAAACGCGCCAAAACACCCTTTCGGAAGCCAAGGTCTAGTGCCTAGGTAGCCAGTGCTAGAGCATCCCCACTCCCTGTCGAAGAAATAACAGCTTAATCTGTtttctctgaagaagaagaagaataattcGACACCCGTCGCTTTGCGCCATCTCGGACGCATCTCAGCCGTTCGATGCCGATCCGAGGGCCGACTTACTGCAGCAAAATTGTTGGTTGCCTCTCGGAGCATTCCACTTCATGTCAAATGAGGATCAAACTGCTGAAGTTGCTTGTACCTGAGCATGGTTCCTCCACGCTCCAGTGTGAGGCGAGGCCTCTTTCTCCTTGTAtttctcatgtactccctctgtaacctAATGTAAGGCGTTTTTGCAGTTTGTGAACTGCAAAACCGTCTTATATTAGTGTGCAGAGGTTGTACTACTACATAAGAGCAGATTGTGAAGCTCTAGAAAGTGCAGCCAGCTTGAAAGTACTGAAACTAGACGCCTCTTGAAACTTTATGTAAACAGTAGCTGGACCCTCAACTGCTCATTCGTGCGCCGCGTCATTTCTTCTCAAGATTCAGCTGGCCTGGCACTACATACTAACACTGTCAGTATGGTATGGCCACGTGAGCCCGAAAGAAACAGGTAAGCTTGGTGCTGAGATTTCTATGGAGTCCCACGATACAGAAAAATACGTCAGTCAAAGCAGAAGCAGCAGTAAACGGGTGGCCGTCGTCAGATTAGAAGAGCTTAATCTGGCAACAAAAGACAAAAATGGTGAGCTTAGAAATATCACTTCTTGCAGATACATACGTAAACAAAGAAAGGAGAAGTAAACTTTCAGCACAACCGTCTTCGGAGCTTGTAAAATACTCATGTCATGCCGCCATGAGTG
Above is a window of Triticum aestivum cultivar Chinese Spring chromosome 6B, IWGSC CS RefSeq v2.1, whole genome shotgun sequence DNA encoding:
- the LOC123137719 gene encoding aquaporin PIP1-1, which codes for MEGKEEDVRLGANRYSERQPIGTAAQGGGDDKDYKEPPPAPLFEPGELKSWSFYRAGIAEFIATFLFLYVTVLTVMGVSKSPSKCATVGIQGIAWSFGGMIFALVYCTAGISGGHINPAVTFGLFLARKLSLTRAVFYIIMQCLGAICGAGVVKGFQQGLYMGNGGGANVVASGYTKGDGLGAEIIGTFVLVYTVFSATDAKRNARDSHVPILAPLPIGFAVFLVHLATIPITGTGINPARSLGAAIIYNKDHAWNDHWIFWVGPFVGAALAAVYHQVIIRAIPFNKSRS